CGGGCGGCACAATTTCGCGGCAAACGATTCGAAAATTATTTCGCTTTGTCATGAGCTCTGCCAAGATGCTTACGCCAAGGCCCGCTTCAACCATTGTCATAATCGCGTAATCGTCGTGAATCGTATATTTGATATTCGGTTTTAATTTTGCTTTAGCAAACGCTTCTAAGGGCTCGCTAAATTTTCCTTCTTCGAGTAAAATAAAAGGCGATTTTGTAAGTTCTTCTAGCGGCACATTTTTTCTGCTTTGCAAAGGGATGATTTTTCGGAAGAACCGCAAGCA
The window above is part of the Hallerella porci genome. Proteins encoded here:
- a CDS encoding LysR family transcriptional regulator substrate-binding protein, producing the protein MPLEELTKSPFILLEEGKFSEPLEAFAKAKLKPNIKYTIHDDYAIMTMVEAGLGVSILAELMTKRNNFRIVCREIVPPVFRKLAVAYKDWESLPIASKYFIEYLLQHKGDLG